In the genome of Labrus bergylta chromosome 7, fLabBer1.1, whole genome shotgun sequence, the window cTAGCAGTGTTACAGTTGTGAAGGATTAGTACAGCTTTGTTCAGCACGTCCTGCTTGTTGTATAACGATTGTATTATCAGCTTACACTTCCTAACAGTACACTAGTGTTGTACTGTGATCAGCTTTCAAGTTTCAGTTTCTTGTGAGGGCGCTGTTACAGTTTTTCTGTAACATTTTTAAGTTACACCTCAGTTCTAAAAATGCTGCCCTGTAACCTCATTCTTTCCCCAGTTTCCCCTTTTATGGAGGAAACGGCTGAAGTTAAACTTGCTTACGTAAACCATGTTTATTCTGCGTCACTTCCTCAAGAAAACTTGACAGTGAACTTTTGGCACACGGCAAGAAACTGACTCTAATGCGTCTCTATCcgagaaaaaaaacctgtaattCTCTGTTTTATTACAGGACAATGTCTGGAAAAGGGATTTCCTGCGCcttttgtgacattttcacTGACCTACATTTGAGGAGCACGCTCCAATTCTTCCTCACACATTAATAGCTGTTATCTGAATTTTGTAATCTGTGTCATCTGTGCCATCAATGTGCTATACTATAAACAAACAGGATTACATTCTGGCTCCCACCCCGCGACAGACGTGCCAAGTAAGAGCATTATATACACACCCAGATGGTCTCACAGCGGCAATAACAGAAAAGCTGtacacagcagaaaaaaaaccccctCTCTGTGTCCAACTCTGTATATGGTTAGACAATGcacaaaagtcaaataaaagtaTCAAGCAGGAGATGTTTAGTTTTTGGACTCAGGAGGAAAACAGATTCCAATCTGAAACGAAAAGATTCCTTTAGGCTCTACTTTGTAATGCATAAAACCAGAACTGTATGCCATATTAAATTTTTTCCACATGACTTGTTTTCTCTTAAATTCAATTGAACATTCCATGAAAAAAAGATCATCCCTTCACGCTCCATTTCTGAAACAGAATctgatctctgtgttttctgctcccTACAGGACCGGAGTACCGAGGGCAGTTTTCTGAGCCTCTCTGGGTCGATGCGTCGAGGTTCTTCAGAGAACAATCTGGAACTTGATCTTCATGATGGATCAGAGAGAAGTCCTGGTCCTCCTCTGGGCTGCGAGGTCCAGCGTAGTCGGTCTTGCTTGGACAACCTCCAGCAGAAGATCCTGAAAgtcacagagcagctgaagatcGAGCAGACAGCGAAAGAGGAGAACGTGGCCGAGTACTTGAAGCTCGTGAACAGCGCGGACAAGCAGCAGGTGGGACGCATCAAGCAGGTGTTTGAAAAGAAGAACCAGAAGTCGGCTCAAAACATCGCACAGATGCAGAAGAAGCTGGAGCAGTATCATCGAAAAATGAAGGACAGCGAGGTCCACCACAGCCCCTCCCATCATACGTCCACTTTCAAACACAGCACCATCCCCAGGGAGTCTCCCCGAGAGCTGCTGAGGGATATGACGGGCTCAGGCCGACACCCGACCATGGACAAGATCAAGACCATCGGACCGGGTGTTTCCCTCTCCCCTCCATTCTTCTTCAGCAAACCGAGAGAGTTCGCCAACCTCATCAGGAACAAGTTTGGTAGCGCAGACAACATCGCCCACCTGAAGACCAGCATGGATGCCTCCTCACAGCTGCCCACTGAGGGTGCAGGAAAGGGGCTGAGCAGCAGCACCTCCATGGTGGGCAAGCCCAAGTACCCGAGCGACGACGAGTGCTCCTCGGGGAGTGCATCCATTTCGGCAGACAGTAACGGGAACCCGGTGGGGCAGGCTCAGGCCCTGGCGCAGATGCAGGCGCAGGACCAgggccagcagcagcagcccgaGGTAGACAGCCAGAGCAGACTGGCCCTGAGcctggaggaggtgagggagaTCAAAGAGGCCCAGAGCCAGCTGGAGGACGacatggaggagctgaagaCACAGTTCAAGAGAGAGTTTGGCGTTGTGAGCCAATCATTGCAGGAGGAGAGATTCAGGTATGTTTGCCTTCCAGCATCTATCATGGACCTTACATAAAACAGGCCCACTGATAAAGACGGGTCAGCTCTCAGGTTAAGAATATACTTGAATATTCATGTGAAAACATACACAGCATGATGTGGAGTCAAACATTTAATGAATAGTGGATGTCGATCATCATTAACACCAGCAGACGCAGCTGCCAAACTGTATTAAAAGGTTAAGTCTtaactacttttaaaaaaaatgttgtgacaGGTTTGAGCGTTTGGAAGACCAGCTGAACGACCTGACGGAGCTCCACCAACATGAGATGACCAATTTGAAGCAGGAACTGGCCAGCATCGAGGAGAGGGTGGCCTACCAGGCTCAAGAAAGGGCCCGGGACATACAGGTATTTAACAGTGAAGGAGGAAAAGTTAGGaatttcaaatatttagatGTAAAGCTATTGTCAATAAACATATCAGCGTTAAgtagaaaagaaggaaaattaCTTTAATACTGTACTCAAATATGAATCAAGTatttgtacttttacttgagtattTATGTTTCTGGCAACCTTTGACTTTTATTCcctttttaatttaacaataaTATCTGTATGCTGTACTTATTACATTTCAAAGCAGGCTTGTAACTTTAGCTTTAATACACTTTTATGGAAGTAATTGATGATTTCACTTTGCGTCATTGGCTGTTGTCATTCTAACAAAAAGACTGATTTCAACCTGAATGGATTAGTGAGTAACTCATGAAGAAGAGTCCTTGAGCCTAAGCAGATTCAGTGCCGCAAGACATTCCCCATCCAACTGATTTACACACTACAGCAAATTaacacttcactttttttatttggtaaGAAGTTAGAAAAGATTAACGTTTgatatgagatgagattcagTTAGGCAGGCGTGGAAACATCCATCTGAACTTCTTACTTTAATACTGTGAGCCTTTACTTattcatgaattcattaaagACAGTAAATCAGTGCTTTTACTAGAATCTTTTACAAAAGTATCTGCATTTCTTaagtgtaaaaatgtattaaaaggtTCCTCTCTGGTTTAGTATCTTATAGAAGTGGATGGCTCAGTTTGCTCTTTAGCTACATGGATAACATCCAGActcacacattttctctctcttcttcttaaTCCACAGGAGGCTCTGGAGTCATGTCAGACACGAGTGTCCAAGCTggagctccagcagcagcagcagcagcagacggtGCAGCTCGAGAGCCGCGACGCCCGAGTCCTTCTGGGGAAGAGCATCAACATCATGCTGGCCATTATCACCGTCATCCTGGTGTGCGTCTCCACCGCCGCCAAGTTCGCTGCTCCGCTGATGAAGAGCCGGCACCACGTGGTCGCCACCGTCCTTGGAGTGTGTTTTTTGACCATGTTCTGGAAGAACTGGGACCGTTTACTTTATGCCTTGGACAGGCTGCTGATGCCCGCTTGATAGTGAAGAGTGCACAAACACCATGGCTGAAACATGGGCCCTGCCAGGTGTCGGGATAGGACTGTCTGAGAGGATTGGTTGTACAATCGTCAGAAGACACGATCACCATGCATTTACAGAGgtcactgttttaaaaaaaaaaaaaaaaagtcagactgaAATTACTTTCGgtgattttctttcttgtctAGAACTTGAATGTGAGTTGCTAAAAAAGAATCCTTTAACCTTTAGAATAATATTTATATAACGATAAATGTTCTTACTTCTTCATTGATTGCTATGAAATCATCTCAACACTTTGATCTCAAAGATTGCCTTACCACTACAATGCAGCACAAATGGAGCTCAACACATGAACATTTGGTGAACTAACATTCTTTCTCATTATATTTCTCAGAAGTATTCATGCACGTGCACAACGACAGAACTTCAAGCTTGGTGTCTTGTTTGCCCCAGCTGTGTGAAGCTAAAGCTGTAAAGGTGCTGGAGGTGGATATTGTTACCTTGCACAGAGACAGGCTCactgttttccttttgtttgtggcCTTTACGTTAAGCTAAGCCAACTAGTTTAAGGTTGCAGCTGTGTATtgagcatacacacacaaagtggtGTCAAACTTCTTGTGCAACACTCAGCAAAAGAAGACAAACTCCCCGAATATTGAACTATTCCTTCTACCGTAGCACAGAGACAATAGTCATCGTGCTATTTTATGTGTtgattctctcttttctttttttcgcGCTGTCATTCCATGTGTGGTCAGTCAtcgctttattttttttctgtttactgttcttaatgtttttaaGTGCAATATATTTGATTTGTAAGAGCACTGTTTAGAAGAAGTTGTGTTTAGTGAGCCTTGTACGTCAATGTGGtgctggaggagaggagggggggggggggggatgaggggTGGGTGAGGCTGTGTCAGTAATGTTGGCATGAGAGATCCATAACCACTGAAGCCACTGCTGGGCTCTGATAAGACCAGCTGTCTCCTCTTCTTAAGGGCCAAAAATCATTCCCGCTGCATTAGCGTGTGGTTAGCATGCTAAATATCGACACACACCAGATCTCCAGTGCAGACGCATGTGCCACACACCCAgaataacacaaaaaacagagtctctttaatgtcttttttttttttttactaataatGTGATTAAGAAGCGATGGTATACTGTGATAAAAGGCCTTTTATATAAGGAAAATGcaattccctttttttaaaggagcaacaaACCGCCTTGAGTGCTCCGATGATGAAAGAGGAGCACAACACAGGCTCTAAGTGATGAACTACGAGCCTTACTTTGGACTGactaatattttattttgttttgtctttgcgGATCTCACATGAAGCTACAGAttactttttaatgtttgtctgCCATAATAACATGTTTATGTCGTCTCTCTGGTGTATGATGTATGATTTTTGTTCCCGTTTGGACTTGAGGAACTTGCAGATCTACAGATCTGGTTTAcattctcttcttctctctggtgCACTATGTGAtcaatcaaaatgtattttaatgcattatgTGCCTTTGTCTGACAGTTTCTGTTAAATTAAACAACCCTTTTTAATCAGCTTGTGACTGgtgctttacatttttcatactTTTCATGTgatgatagttttttttttgacatatttCAGTATTAAAGTGTAGTAGTAAAACAACACCATGTGACGTTGGTGTGGAAAactacctaaaaaaaaaaaaagcctgttaaCCTTATTTAAACTGCAATCTGTTTCCCTTCTGGATATTTCCGGTGGAACAGTAAACCCTCAGAGAAACTTCATAAGCATGCAGTCACACTacataaatatgaaaacaacaaacactgttaCTTCCCTTACTGCACACTACACCTTTATCACCACTAGAGGGTGTAGGTGTTAcactgttggaaaaaaaacagaaaccatgattaaaaacacagctgaagGACAGCTGCTCTTACAGAGCCTTTTATATTGAAATGACTCATTTACATTCTGTCACCACCACAGATTCTTGATCATACAAAAACGTCACAGTAGACAGACAACTTTTCTGTGGCAGTTCTATTACAAGCAATGTGGAAGagtagcgccctctgctgttgTAGCCGATGAAGagtaaaatcacattttttttatccccttTTTTGCATGGCTTCATCGCTGCATGTTTCTGAGTATTTCCATTACGATTGAAATCTAGGCCACACTCCTTTTCACGCTGTGATCAGGAATGTTTTCTGTGGACCGCTTTGCTTCATATCAGGCCAGATTTGGTGCCCAGGATGCTAAAAAGAGTGAGACAGATTACATTTAGGCACTTTCACAACATCATACAGCGATGAATAATGAAATACCACAAGCTGCATGTGAAATACAGAGAACAAACATTGTGTCACATTTACACAATTGCATCCACATTACTGCTGCATACCACACAAAATGAAGCTTGTGCACAGTTAACCTCAGCCGCACTGCAATATGGGTCACCTGGCACAGCGGTGTGCATGGTTTAGTCTGCGTGACTGGAGCCTGCTTGCATGCAAAAAAGAGGCACAGGCACACAGCGCACAGAGATACAGGAACAGAACCGGGGATGATAGACAGATAGCTTAACTGGGGAC includes:
- the LOC110004285 gene encoding transmembrane and coiled-coil domain protein 3 isoform X2; amino-acid sequence: MPSATVSVRSLSEEEKYLGSRMDRSTEGSFLSLSGSMRRGSSENNLELDLHDGSERSPGPPLGCEVQRSRSCLDNLQQKILKVTEQLKIEQTAKEENVAEYLKLVNSADKQQVGRIKQVFEKKNQKSAQNIAQMQKKLEQYHRKMKDSEVHHSPSHHTSTFKHSTIPRESPRELLRDMTGSGRHPTMDKIKTIGPGVSLSPPFFFSKPREFANLIRNKFGSADNIAHLKTSMDASSQLPTEGAGKGLSSSTSMVGKPKYPSDDECSSGSASISADSNGNPVGQAQALAQMQAQDQGQQQQPEVDSQSRLALSLEEVREIKEAQSQLEDDMEELKTQFKREFGVVSQSLQEERFRFERLEDQLNDLTELHQHEMTNLKQELASIEERVAYQAQERARDIQEALESCQTRVSKLELQQQQQQQTVQLESRDARVLLGKSINIMLAIITVILVCVSTAAKFAAPLMKSRHHVVATVLGVCFLTMFWKNWDRLLYALDRLLMPA
- the LOC110004285 gene encoding transmembrane and coiled-coil domain protein 3 isoform X1: MPSATVSVRSLSEEEKYLGSRMMPTRTRKVDLRRNSLTLHVPVSGETIQPFTHFNVEKNPRWVVAIEAQYALESRLLSATLTPRKGMLAGQPSTLVQPESRSGLVQQDRSTEGSFLSLSGSMRRGSSENNLELDLHDGSERSPGPPLGCEVQRSRSCLDNLQQKILKVTEQLKIEQTAKEENVAEYLKLVNSADKQQVGRIKQVFEKKNQKSAQNIAQMQKKLEQYHRKMKDSEVHHSPSHHTSTFKHSTIPRESPRELLRDMTGSGRHPTMDKIKTIGPGVSLSPPFFFSKPREFANLIRNKFGSADNIAHLKTSMDASSQLPTEGAGKGLSSSTSMVGKPKYPSDDECSSGSASISADSNGNPVGQAQALAQMQAQDQGQQQQPEVDSQSRLALSLEEVREIKEAQSQLEDDMEELKTQFKREFGVVSQSLQEERFRFERLEDQLNDLTELHQHEMTNLKQELASIEERVAYQAQERARDIQEALESCQTRVSKLELQQQQQQQTVQLESRDARVLLGKSINIMLAIITVILVCVSTAAKFAAPLMKSRHHVVATVLGVCFLTMFWKNWDRLLYALDRLLMPA
- the LOC110004285 gene encoding transmembrane and coiled-coil domain protein 3 isoform X3; its protein translation is MRRGSSENNLELDLHDGSERSPGPPLGCEVQRSRSCLDNLQQKILKVTEQLKIEQTAKEENVAEYLKLVNSADKQQVGRIKQVFEKKNQKSAQNIAQMQKKLEQYHRKMKDSEVHHSPSHHTSTFKHSTIPRESPRELLRDMTGSGRHPTMDKIKTIGPGVSLSPPFFFSKPREFANLIRNKFGSADNIAHLKTSMDASSQLPTEGAGKGLSSSTSMVGKPKYPSDDECSSGSASISADSNGNPVGQAQALAQMQAQDQGQQQQPEVDSQSRLALSLEEVREIKEAQSQLEDDMEELKTQFKREFGVVSQSLQEERFRFERLEDQLNDLTELHQHEMTNLKQELASIEERVAYQAQERARDIQEALESCQTRVSKLELQQQQQQQTVQLESRDARVLLGKSINIMLAIITVILVCVSTAAKFAAPLMKSRHHVVATVLGVCFLTMFWKNWDRLLYALDRLLMPA